From Brochothrix thermosphacta DSM 20171 = FSL F6-1036, a single genomic window includes:
- the purL gene encoding phosphoribosylformylglycinamidine synthase subunit PurL, with amino-acid sequence MLTNNEPTAAMIAEQQLYLEMGLTPSEYDMVCDILKRQPNYTETGLFSVMWSEHCSYKNSKPVLAKFPTTGEQVLMGPGEGAGIVDIGDGQGVCFKVESHNHPSYVEPYQGAATGVGGIIRDIFSMGARPIALLNSLRFGEIDNAHTKYLVNEVVAGIAGYGNSIGIPTVGGEIQFEPSYAKNPLVNAMCVGIIDQKDIQKGKASGVGNSVMYVGAKTGRDGIHGATFASVEFSEEGEQQRSAVQVGNPFMEKLLIEACLEVIQKHSDILIGIQDMGAAGLVSSSSEMASKAGSGLRLDMDVVPKRETEMTPYEMLLSESQERMLLCIKKGEEHTIQALFERYGLEGVVIGEVTDDGMYTIIHQGEVVADVPVDALAEEAPVYHKLATEPQQYRDFQAEAPFVPQITNAAQTWKDLLSQPTIASKRHVYEQFDYQVRTNTVVIPGSDAAVLRVRGTNKAIAMTVDCNSRYLYLDPKVGGQIALAEAARNIVCSGAQPLAITDGLNFGNPEKPEIFWQIEQAADGIAEGCRVLNTPVISGNVSLYNETDGEAIYPTPVIGMVGLIKDLAHVTTQSFAAADDSIFLIGETAAEFNGSELQKLQLGHISGKVPALDLAVEQDYQAKLLTAIQQGLVVSAHDLAEGGLAIALAESAFKGEFGVTVSVDFEQALLFSESQSRFLISVKPEQHEAFAQHFGAAAVAIGKVTADGLLRAQTTNGTVEVTTAALKTAWEATLPCLLK; translated from the coding sequence ATGTTAACTAATAATGAACCGACAGCAGCGATGATTGCAGAGCAACAATTATACTTGGAAATGGGATTGACTCCTTCTGAGTACGACATGGTTTGTGATATTTTAAAGCGACAACCCAATTACACTGAAACGGGATTGTTTTCAGTTATGTGGTCTGAGCATTGTAGTTATAAGAACTCTAAACCTGTATTAGCTAAATTTCCGACAACAGGTGAGCAAGTATTAATGGGCCCAGGTGAAGGTGCTGGTATTGTAGACATTGGTGATGGACAAGGCGTTTGTTTTAAAGTTGAAAGCCATAATCATCCGTCATATGTTGAGCCTTATCAAGGTGCTGCAACAGGTGTTGGTGGGATTATTCGTGATATTTTTTCCATGGGAGCCCGCCCGATTGCTTTATTAAACTCATTGCGTTTTGGTGAAATTGATAATGCTCATACGAAGTACTTGGTGAATGAAGTGGTTGCCGGTATTGCAGGTTATGGTAATTCAATTGGGATACCTACTGTAGGTGGTGAAATTCAATTTGAACCAAGCTATGCGAAAAACCCATTGGTTAATGCAATGTGTGTCGGAATTATCGACCAAAAAGATATTCAAAAAGGTAAAGCTTCTGGTGTGGGAAACTCAGTGATGTATGTGGGTGCTAAAACTGGGCGTGATGGTATTCACGGTGCAACATTTGCTTCTGTTGAGTTCAGTGAAGAAGGTGAGCAACAACGTTCAGCTGTTCAAGTAGGTAATCCTTTTATGGAGAAGTTATTGATTGAAGCTTGTCTTGAAGTGATACAAAAACATTCTGATATATTAATCGGCATTCAAGATATGGGTGCTGCTGGGTTAGTGAGTTCATCCTCAGAAATGGCATCAAAAGCAGGCTCAGGCTTACGTTTAGATATGGATGTTGTACCGAAACGTGAAACAGAAATGACACCGTATGAAATGCTTTTATCTGAATCACAAGAGCGTATGTTGTTATGTATAAAAAAAGGTGAAGAACATACGATCCAAGCATTGTTTGAACGTTATGGATTAGAAGGCGTGGTCATTGGTGAAGTAACGGATGATGGGATGTACACGATTATTCATCAAGGTGAAGTTGTAGCAGATGTGCCTGTTGATGCATTGGCAGAAGAAGCGCCTGTTTATCATAAGTTAGCAACTGAACCACAACAGTATCGTGATTTTCAAGCAGAAGCACCATTTGTACCTCAAATTACGAACGCGGCTCAAACATGGAAAGACTTACTTTCACAACCAACCATTGCGAGTAAACGCCATGTGTATGAGCAGTTTGATTACCAAGTACGTACAAATACGGTCGTGATTCCAGGGTCAGATGCAGCTGTTTTACGCGTGCGTGGTACTAATAAAGCGATAGCTATGACAGTTGATTGTAACTCACGTTATTTATACCTTGACCCAAAAGTGGGTGGACAAATTGCATTGGCAGAAGCGGCCCGCAATATTGTGTGTTCAGGTGCACAACCACTAGCCATTACAGATGGTTTGAACTTTGGGAATCCAGAAAAACCAGAAATTTTCTGGCAAATTGAACAAGCTGCTGATGGGATTGCAGAGGGGTGTCGTGTGTTAAATACACCTGTTATTTCAGGAAACGTTTCGTTGTACAACGAAACAGATGGTGAAGCCATTTATCCAACACCCGTTATTGGAATGGTTGGTTTAATAAAAGATTTAGCGCATGTTACAACACAATCTTTTGCAGCCGCAGATGACAGCATTTTTCTAATCGGTGAAACAGCTGCTGAATTTAACGGCTCTGAATTACAAAAATTACAGCTAGGTCATATTAGTGGAAAAGTACCTGCGCTTGATTTAGCAGTAGAACAAGACTATCAAGCAAAACTATTAACTGCTATTCAACAAGGACTTGTTGTTTCTGCTCATGATTTAGCAGAAGGTGGTTTAGCAATTGCACTAGCAGAATCTGCTTTTAAGGGTGAATTTGGAGTAACAGTTAGCGTTGATTTTGAACAAGCATTACTTTTTAGTGAATCACAATCTCGTTTCTTAATTTCTGTGAAGCCAGAACAGCACGAAGCTTTTGCCCAACATTTTGGTGCAGCAGCTGTGGCGATTGGAAAAGTCACTGCGGATGGTTTATTGCGTGCCCAAACAACAAATGGAACGGTAGAAGTAACAACAGCGGCTTTGAAAACCGCTTGGGAGGCTACATTGCCATGTCTGCTGAAATAA
- the purM gene encoding phosphoribosylformylglycinamidine cyclo-ligase has translation MTNNAYARAGVDVTAGYETVERIKKHVQRTERQGVMGAIGGFGGLFDLSELKLKQPVLVSGTDGVGTKLKVAIAANKHDSIGIDCVAMCVNDIVAQGAEPLFFLDYIATGKAIPEQLEQIVAGVAEGCVQAGCALVGGETAEMPGMYADNDYDLAGFTVGAAEKTALITSDNVKAGDVLLGLPSSGIHSNGYSLVRKIFFEQKDFELDVILPELGQPLSDVLLTPTKIYVKPILALKEAVAIHGISHVTGGGFVENIPRMLPEGLSANIKLGSWPTLPIFEALQHYGALDPLEVYEIFNMGIGMVVAIAPEDVANAQATLLAAGESSYVIGTVVADDAHQVRLEEV, from the coding sequence ATGACAAACAATGCATACGCTCGAGCAGGTGTTGATGTAACAGCAGGTTATGAAACGGTAGAACGTATCAAAAAACATGTCCAACGCACGGAACGTCAAGGTGTAATGGGAGCAATTGGTGGTTTTGGCGGTCTCTTTGATTTATCTGAATTGAAACTTAAACAACCAGTATTAGTATCAGGGACAGATGGCGTAGGTACTAAATTGAAAGTGGCAATCGCTGCTAATAAACATGACTCAATCGGGATTGATTGTGTGGCAATGTGTGTCAATGATATTGTGGCACAAGGTGCGGAACCGTTGTTTTTCTTAGACTATATCGCTACAGGTAAAGCTATTCCTGAACAATTAGAGCAAATTGTCGCTGGTGTTGCTGAAGGGTGTGTTCAAGCGGGCTGCGCTTTAGTCGGGGGAGAAACGGCTGAGATGCCTGGTATGTATGCTGATAACGACTATGATTTAGCAGGCTTTACAGTGGGAGCTGCTGAGAAAACAGCATTAATAACAAGCGATAATGTTAAAGCGGGTGATGTGTTATTAGGTTTGCCATCAAGTGGTATCCATAGTAATGGCTATTCCTTAGTTCGTAAGATCTTCTTTGAACAAAAAGATTTTGAATTGGATGTCATCTTACCAGAATTAGGTCAACCTTTAAGTGATGTGTTGTTAACACCCACTAAAATTTATGTAAAGCCAATTCTAGCATTAAAAGAAGCGGTTGCTATCCATGGGATTAGCCATGTGACAGGTGGAGGCTTTGTTGAAAACATTCCACGTATGTTGCCAGAAGGTTTGTCAGCGAACATTAAATTAGGGTCTTGGCCGACGTTACCTATTTTTGAAGCATTACAACATTATGGCGCACTCGATCCTCTAGAAGTTTATGAAATTTTCAACATGGGTATCGGTATGGTTGTTGCCATCGCACCTGAAGATGTAGCCAATGCACAAGCAACCTTACTTGCAGCAGGTGAATCGTCTTATGTCATCGGTACAGTTGTTGCAGATGATGCGCATCAGGTTAGATTGGAAGAGGTATAA
- the purN gene encoding phosphoribosylglycinamide formyltransferase produces the protein MKIALFASGNGSNFAAMLAAIETGHLSAEIGLLVCDQPEAVVVERAKANNIETFVFKARQYKDKATFETKIIEQLQQHEIELVVLAGYMRLIGPTLLTAYEGKIINIHPSLLPAYAGKDAIERAYAAGEKEIGITIHYVDAGMDTGEPIAQFKVARTEGDTLESLEARLHQIEHVYYPQIVQQLIEKMEGTVKDK, from the coding sequence ATGAAAATAGCCCTCTTCGCATCAGGAAATGGTTCTAACTTTGCTGCAATGTTGGCGGCAATTGAAACCGGACATTTATCAGCTGAGATTGGTTTATTGGTTTGTGATCAACCAGAAGCCGTAGTCGTTGAACGTGCAAAGGCAAATAATATTGAAACATTTGTCTTTAAAGCTCGTCAATACAAGGATAAAGCCACTTTTGAAACGAAGATAATTGAGCAGTTACAACAACATGAAATTGAGCTGGTTGTGTTGGCAGGGTACATGCGCTTAATTGGGCCGACTCTGTTAACGGCATATGAAGGTAAAATTATTAATATCCATCCGTCGCTTTTACCCGCATATGCAGGTAAAGATGCCATTGAACGTGCTTATGCTGCAGGAGAGAAAGAAATCGGTATTACGATACACTATGTGGATGCCGGAATGGATACAGGTGAGCCAATTGCCCAATTTAAAGTTGCCCGAACAGAAGGCGATACATTAGAAAGTTTAGAAGCACGTCTTCATCAAATAGAACATGTTTATTACCCGCAAATTGTACAACAACTTATCGAAAAAATGGAAGGAACGGTGAAAGATAAATGA
- the purQ gene encoding phosphoribosylformylglycinamidine synthase subunit PurQ, producing the protein MKFAVIQFPGSNCDIDMLSAIREIVKEEADYVWYAETSLEGYDAVLLPGGFSYGDYLRTGAIAKFAPIMAEVIRFATEGKPVLGVCNGFQILTESGLLPGALIRNKNLHFVCKMSQLKIENTATLFTNAYQQNDTLSIPIAHGEGNYYCDEETLQRLKENKQIVFTYAGENPNGSIANIAGIVNEQGNVLGMMPHPERAVESLLGSADGLNVFQSIVKQWRESHVN; encoded by the coding sequence GTGAAATTTGCTGTGATTCAATTTCCAGGATCAAATTGTGATATTGATATGTTATCTGCTATTCGTGAAATCGTAAAAGAAGAGGCTGATTACGTTTGGTATGCTGAGACATCGCTAGAAGGTTATGATGCCGTATTATTACCCGGTGGTTTTTCATACGGGGACTATCTCCGAACAGGTGCAATTGCTAAATTTGCCCCGATTATGGCAGAAGTCATCCGCTTTGCAACAGAAGGTAAACCCGTTCTAGGCGTGTGTAATGGCTTCCAGATTTTAACTGAAAGTGGTTTGTTACCAGGCGCATTAATCCGCAATAAAAACTTGCATTTTGTGTGCAAGATGAGCCAATTGAAAATTGAAAATACAGCAACACTATTTACAAATGCCTATCAACAAAATGATACACTGTCTATTCCAATCGCGCATGGCGAAGGTAACTATTATTGTGATGAAGAAACACTTCAACGTTTAAAAGAGAATAAACAAATTGTCTTTACTTATGCGGGTGAAAATCCGAACGGTTCGATAGCTAATATCGCTGGTATTGTTAATGAACAAGGGAATGTATTAGGAATGATGCCGCATCCTGAACGAGCAGTTGAAAGTTTGCTAGGAAGTGCAGACGGATTAAACGTTTTTCAATCAATTGTTAAACAATGGAGGGAATCACATGTTAACTAA
- the purH gene encoding bifunctional phosphoribosylaminoimidazolecarboxamide formyltransferase/IMP cyclohydrolase has protein sequence MKRALISVSDKTGILELVEQLIALDFEIISTGGTKTLIAEAGLPVIGIEEVTEFPEMLDGRVKTLHPAIHGGLLARRDDASHMAAIAEHNIALIDLVIVNLYPFQETITQPDVALSDAIENIDIGGPSMLRSAAKNHASVTVIADAADYEHVLAEYRELGDTTFDTRQRLAAKVFRHTAAYDALIAGFLTEVVGEEYPEKLTLTYNRKQALRYGENPHQSASFYAEPIVKHASLVSAEQLHGKELSYNNIRDADAALHIVQEFETECAVVAVKHMNPCGVGLGETIEQAFLKAYEADPTSIFGGVLAFNREIDLATAQPLSDMFLELLIAPSYSAEALALLSKKKNIRLLKMPIYNTSVASDYVKTSVAGGLLVQQADEIDEDPTTWEVVTTVQPTTEQLAALAFQWKVVKHIKSNAIMIGDDSQTVGVGAGQMNRVGSAKIAFEQAGDRTVGAVMASDAFFPMPDTIEEAAKVGIVAIVQPGGSMRDQESIDEANKHGISMVFTKIRHFKH, from the coding sequence ATGAAACGCGCATTGATTAGTGTATCGGACAAAACAGGTATTTTAGAGTTGGTTGAGCAATTAATTGCCCTTGATTTTGAAATTATTTCAACAGGAGGCACTAAGACATTAATTGCTGAGGCAGGACTGCCTGTTATCGGTATCGAAGAAGTGACAGAATTTCCCGAAATGTTAGACGGGCGTGTCAAAACATTGCATCCCGCAATCCATGGTGGGTTATTGGCACGACGTGATGATGCATCACATATGGCAGCAATTGCTGAACATAACATCGCACTAATAGATTTGGTGATTGTAAATCTTTACCCGTTCCAAGAAACGATTACTCAACCCGATGTCGCTCTCTCTGATGCGATTGAAAACATCGATATTGGCGGACCTTCAATGTTGCGATCAGCTGCCAAGAATCATGCCAGTGTGACGGTAATTGCTGATGCCGCTGACTATGAGCATGTGCTAGCAGAGTACCGTGAATTAGGTGATACGACCTTTGATACACGTCAACGTTTAGCTGCTAAAGTTTTCCGTCATACGGCGGCCTATGATGCGTTAATCGCCGGTTTTTTAACAGAAGTAGTGGGTGAAGAATACCCAGAAAAACTAACGTTGACTTATAATCGCAAACAAGCGTTACGTTATGGCGAAAATCCACATCAATCAGCTAGTTTTTATGCAGAGCCAATTGTGAAACATGCCTCGCTTGTATCGGCTGAGCAATTACATGGAAAAGAACTCTCATACAATAATATTCGTGATGCGGATGCTGCGTTACATATCGTTCAAGAATTTGAAACTGAATGTGCGGTAGTCGCTGTTAAACACATGAATCCATGTGGTGTTGGCTTAGGTGAAACGATTGAACAAGCCTTCTTAAAAGCCTATGAAGCGGACCCAACATCGATTTTTGGTGGCGTATTAGCCTTTAACCGAGAAATTGATTTAGCAACTGCTCAACCACTCAGTGACATGTTTTTAGAGCTACTCATTGCACCTAGCTATTCAGCAGAAGCATTGGCTTTGTTGAGCAAGAAGAAAAATATTCGTCTTTTAAAAATGCCAATATATAATACTTCAGTAGCAAGTGATTATGTGAAAACAAGTGTGGCAGGAGGATTATTGGTGCAACAAGCAGATGAGATTGATGAAGACCCTACAACATGGGAGGTTGTCACCACAGTTCAACCAACAACTGAACAATTAGCAGCCTTGGCGTTCCAATGGAAAGTCGTCAAACACATTAAATCAAATGCGATTATGATTGGTGATGATTCTCAAACAGTCGGTGTAGGCGCAGGACAAATGAACCGTGTCGGATCTGCGAAAATAGCATTCGAACAGGCAGGTGACAGAACGGTAGGGGCTGTGATGGCAAGTGATGCTTTTTTCCCAATGCCCGATACAATTGAAGAAGCTGCGAAAGTTGGAATTGTTGCGATTGTTCAGCCTGGTGGCTCTATGCGTGATCAAGAATCAATCGATGAAGCGAATAAACATGGCATTAGTATGGTATTTACAAAAATTCGTCATTTTAAACATTAA
- the purF gene encoding amidophosphoribosyltransferase, producing MSAEIKGLNEECGVFGIWGHHEAPSVTYFGLHSLQHRGQEGAGICVTDGEKIDGHRNLGLLADVFKNGELDQLHGDGAIGHVRYATAGGKTLSNVQPMLFHFQDSSLALAHNGNLINARTLRRKLEREGAIFQSSSDTEVLAHLIQRGISDDFYDNLKAALCQVKGGFAYVLLTEDAMICALDPSGFRPLSIGKIGDAYVVASETCAFDVVGAEFVRDVEPGEMIVFDKDGMHIDHYRTDTQHAICSMEYVYFARPDSNIAGVNVHTARKRMGVSLAQEAPVEADMVIGVPDSSISAAIGYAEEAQLPYELGLIKNRYVARTFIQPSQELREQGVKMKLSAVSGVVKGKRVVMIDDSIVRGTTSKRIVKLLREAGAAEVHVRIASPPLKYPCFYGIDIQTRRELIAANYTVAEICEQIGADSLEYLSCDGLVEAIGRPFPAEKYGGITMAYFNGDYPTGLYDYEQEYLESLEESSLR from the coding sequence ATGTCTGCTGAAATAAAAGGGTTAAATGAAGAATGTGGTGTTTTTGGTATCTGGGGACATCATGAAGCGCCATCAGTTACGTATTTTGGGCTACACAGTTTGCAACATCGTGGGCAAGAAGGCGCTGGTATTTGTGTGACGGACGGTGAAAAAATTGATGGGCATCGTAATCTAGGTTTGCTTGCTGATGTCTTTAAGAATGGTGAGCTGGATCAATTACATGGAGATGGGGCAATCGGTCATGTGCGTTATGCAACAGCGGGAGGTAAAACGTTAAGCAACGTTCAACCCATGTTATTTCATTTTCAAGATTCAAGTTTAGCGTTAGCTCATAATGGTAATCTGATTAATGCCCGTACTTTGCGCCGAAAGTTAGAACGTGAAGGGGCGATTTTTCAATCCAGTTCAGATACAGAAGTATTGGCACATTTAATCCAACGTGGTATTTCAGATGATTTTTACGATAATTTAAAAGCAGCTCTTTGCCAAGTAAAAGGTGGCTTTGCTTATGTGTTATTAACAGAAGATGCGATGATTTGTGCGTTAGATCCAAGTGGTTTCCGTCCATTATCGATTGGTAAAATTGGTGATGCTTACGTCGTTGCCTCTGAAACATGTGCATTTGATGTTGTAGGTGCTGAATTTGTTAGAGATGTCGAGCCGGGTGAAATGATTGTTTTTGATAAAGATGGCATGCATATTGACCATTATCGTACAGATACACAACATGCGATTTGTAGTATGGAGTATGTTTACTTCGCTCGACCTGATTCCAATATTGCAGGGGTGAATGTTCATACTGCCCGCAAACGAATGGGTGTTAGTCTGGCACAAGAAGCGCCAGTTGAGGCAGATATGGTGATTGGTGTACCTGATTCAAGTATTTCAGCTGCGATTGGTTACGCGGAAGAAGCGCAATTACCCTACGAATTAGGGTTGATTAAAAATCGTTATGTTGCTCGTACATTTATTCAACCCAGTCAAGAGTTACGCGAACAAGGGGTGAAAATGAAATTATCAGCAGTCAGCGGTGTTGTAAAAGGCAAACGTGTTGTGATGATTGATGATTCGATTGTAAGAGGAACGACCAGTAAGCGGATTGTTAAATTATTGCGGGAGGCAGGTGCTGCAGAAGTACATGTTCGCATTGCTTCACCGCCATTAAAATACCCTTGTTTTTATGGTATTGATATTCAAACGCGTCGAGAACTAATTGCTGCTAACTATACTGTTGCTGAAATTTGTGAGCAAATCGGTGCAGATTCGCTTGAATACCTCAGTTGTGATGGCTTAGTTGAAGCAATTGGGCGTCCATTCCCCGCTGAAAAATATGGCGGTATTACAATGGCTTATTTTAATGGTGATTATCCAACAGGGCTTTACGATTACGAACAAGAGTATTTAGAAAGCTTAGAAGAAAGCAGTTTACGCTAA
- the purS gene encoding phosphoribosylformylglycinamidine synthase subunit PurS, with amino-acid sequence MFKVKVYVTLKKSVLDPQGVAVKDSLNSMDYSEIEDVRIGKYMEVMVNPKERSVETVVNEICDKLLANPVMENYWYEIEEVEEA; translated from the coding sequence ATGTTTAAAGTAAAGGTGTATGTTACGTTGAAAAAAAGTGTGTTAGATCCACAAGGTGTCGCAGTAAAAGATTCTTTAAATAGTATGGATTATTCGGAAATTGAAGATGTACGTATTGGAAAGTACATGGAAGTCATGGTTAATCCTAAAGAACGTTCTGTTGAAACAGTTGTGAATGAAATTTGTGATAAGTTATTAGCGAATCCAGTCATGGAAAACTATTGGTATGAGATAGAGGAGGTTGAAGAAGCGTGA
- the purB gene encoding adenylosuccinate lyase yields MIERYTRPEMGNIWTTENRYKAWLEVEILADEAWAELGMIPKEDAAKIRANASFDSARIAEIEKETRHDVVAFTRSVSESLGDEKKWVHYGLTSTDVVDTANGYLLKQANDILRTDLHNFIEIIKNKAIEHKDTVTMGRTHGVHAEPTTFGLKLALWYSEMQRNLERFEHAAHTVEFGKISGAVGTYANIDPFVESYVCEKIGISADPISTQVLQRDRHAEYVSTLALIATSIEKFATEIRGLQKSEIREVEEAFAKGQKGSSAMPHKRNPIGSENMTGLARVVRGHVMTAFENVTLWHERDISHSSAERIILPDATILLDYMLNRFGNIVKNLTVFPENMKRNMEATHGLIYSQHVLLTLIDKGMAREEAYDTVQPLAMTSWEESLPFRGLVENNPIIAGKLSAEEIEACFDYNYHLTKVDFIFERLGLISK; encoded by the coding sequence ATGATTGAACGCTATACCCGACCAGAGATGGGCAATATATGGACAACAGAAAATCGTTATAAAGCATGGTTAGAAGTAGAAATTTTGGCTGATGAAGCTTGGGCTGAATTAGGGATGATTCCTAAAGAAGATGCGGCTAAAATTCGCGCGAATGCTTCATTCGATAGTGCGCGTATTGCTGAAATTGAAAAAGAAACACGTCACGATGTTGTTGCATTTACTCGCTCAGTATCAGAATCATTAGGCGATGAAAAAAAATGGGTGCATTATGGTCTAACATCAACAGATGTGGTTGATACGGCCAATGGTTATTTGCTTAAACAAGCAAACGATATACTTCGCACTGATTTGCATAACTTCATTGAAATTATAAAAAATAAAGCAATCGAGCACAAAGATACTGTTACAATGGGTCGTACACACGGCGTTCATGCTGAACCAACAACGTTTGGATTGAAATTGGCATTATGGTATTCAGAAATGCAACGTAACTTAGAGCGTTTTGAACATGCCGCTCATACTGTCGAATTCGGAAAAATTTCGGGTGCAGTTGGTACTTATGCAAATATCGATCCGTTTGTTGAATCGTATGTTTGTGAAAAAATTGGCATCTCTGCAGATCCAATTTCAACACAGGTATTACAACGTGACCGTCATGCTGAATATGTGAGTACGTTAGCATTGATTGCTACATCGATTGAAAAATTCGCAACAGAAATTCGTGGTTTGCAAAAATCAGAAATCCGCGAAGTTGAAGAAGCTTTTGCCAAAGGGCAAAAAGGTTCATCAGCGATGCCGCATAAACGTAACCCAATCGGCTCAGAAAATATGACTGGATTGGCACGAGTTGTTCGTGGGCATGTGATGACAGCATTCGAAAACGTAACGTTATGGCATGAACGAGATATCTCGCATTCATCTGCTGAACGTATCATTTTGCCAGATGCAACAATTTTACTTGATTATATGCTTAACCGTTTTGGAAATATTGTGAAAAACTTAACAGTATTCCCTGAAAATATGAAGCGTAATATGGAAGCAACACATGGTTTAATCTATTCACAACACGTTTTGTTAACATTGATTGATAAAGGGATGGCACGTGAAGAAGCGTATGATACGGTTCAACCACTCGCGATGACATCTTGGGAAGAATCACTTCCTTTCCGTGGCTTAGTTGAAAACAACCCGATTATTGCTGGTAAATTATCAGCAGAAGAAATCGAAGCATGTTTTGATTATAACTATCATTTAACAAAAGTAGACTTTATCTTTGAACGACTAGGTCTTATCTCCAAATAA
- the purC gene encoding phosphoribosylaminoimidazolesuccinocarboxamide synthase → MQKGHLLYEGKAKSLFATESPDILWMTYKDDTTALNGARKTAFTDKGKLNNQISTLLFHFLEKNGVQTHLLETLSDTEQLVKKVTVIPIEIIVRNVIAGSFAKKLGVAEGEELAEPIVEFYYKEDALDDPFINDDHVRYLKLATTVEIAELKELALTINTLLQQRFLAADILLVDFKIECGRLNNQTIVLADEISPDSCRLWDVNTKQKLDKDVFRHDLGDLVSVYQEVLQRLLNKTTEV, encoded by the coding sequence ATGCAAAAAGGTCACTTGTTATACGAAGGTAAAGCAAAATCGTTATTTGCAACAGAATCACCGGATATTTTATGGATGACATATAAAGATGATACAACGGCTTTAAATGGTGCTAGAAAAACTGCGTTTACAGATAAGGGGAAATTAAATAACCAAATATCGACACTCTTATTTCATTTTTTAGAAAAAAACGGTGTGCAAACACACTTACTTGAAACATTATCAGATACGGAACAACTCGTAAAAAAAGTAACTGTAATACCTATCGAAATTATCGTCAGAAATGTTATCGCTGGTTCATTTGCTAAAAAATTAGGCGTCGCTGAAGGCGAAGAACTGGCTGAGCCAATTGTTGAATTTTACTACAAAGAAGATGCACTTGATGATCCATTCATTAATGACGACCATGTGCGTTATCTCAAACTAGCAACAACTGTCGAAATAGCGGAGTTAAAGGAACTTGCATTAACCATTAATACGCTATTACAACAACGTTTCTTAGCAGCTGATATTTTATTGGTTGATTTCAAAATAGAGTGTGGTCGTCTGAACAATCAAACAATTGTTCTAGCCGATGAAATTTCGCCAGACAGCTGTCGCCTCTGGGATGTGAACACAAAACAAAAATTAGATAAAGATGTGTTCCGCCATGACTTAGGTGATTTAGTGTCAGTGTATCAAGAGGTATTACAACGCTTATTAAATAAAACGACGGAGGTATGA